Proteins encoded by one window of Musa acuminata AAA Group cultivar baxijiao chromosome BXJ2-9, Cavendish_Baxijiao_AAA, whole genome shotgun sequence:
- the LOC135623004 gene encoding CBL-interacting serine/threonine-protein kinase 5-like — protein MKFVLLIGNRGRREKGMGMEAEEADREVRKMVLGKYEMGRVLGKGTFSKVYYGRELSSGESVAIKVIDKEKIRREAGLMEQIQREIAVMRLVRHPNVVELREVMATRSRIFFVMEFVRGGELFARVSRGRLPEDQARRYFHQLISAVDFCHSRGVSHRDLKPENLLLDEHGDLKVSDFGLSALPEQLRHDGLLHTQCGTPAYVAPEVLRCRGYDGAKADIWSCGVILFVLLAGFLPFQDESLTRMYGKVFKAEYEVPPWFSGEARRLVSRLLVVDPGKRISIPAIVQLPWFKKGSCRPPPIHIAPPPRHSDDEDTKPATPRFYNAFELISSMATGFDLSTLFESRRKAGTVFTSRSPAAAIVEGLEKVGRALGFEVERTKSYKVTMEGKTEGRMGRLAVTAEVFEVAAGVAVVEFSKSSGDTLEYTKFCEEDVRPGLKNIVWTWQGDDPTSAGSG, from the coding sequence ATGAAGTTCGTTCTTTTGATCGGgaacagaggaagaagagagaagggAATGGGGATGGAGGCGGAAGAAGCCGATAGGGAGGTGCGGAAGATGGTGCTCGGGAAGTACGAGATGGGGCGCGTCCTGGGGAAGGGGACCTTCTCCAAGGTGTACTACGGCCGCGAGCTCAGCTCCGGTGAGAGCGTCGCCATCAAGGTGATCGACAAGGAGAAGATCCGCCGTGAGGCCGGCTTGATGGAGCAGATCCAGCGGGAGATTGCGGTGATGCGCCTCGTTCGCCACCCTAATGTGGTGGAGCTCCGGGAGGTGATGGCCACCAGGTCCCGCATCTTCTTCGTCATGGAGTTCGTCCGCGGCGGCGAGCTATTCGCCCGCGTCTCCCGCGGCCGCTTGCCCGAGGACCAGGCCCGCCGTTACTTCCACCAGCTCATCTCCGCCGTCGACTTCTGCCACAGCCGTGGCGTCTCGCACCGGGACCTCAAGCCCGAGAACCTCCTCCTCGACGAGCACGGCGACCTCAAGGTCTCCGACTTCGGCCTCTCCGCGCTCCCGGAGCAGCTCCGCCACGACGGCCTGCTGCACACTCAGTGCGGCACCCCGGCCTACGTGGCCCCGGAGGTCCTGCGCTGCCGCGGGTACGACGGCGCCAAGGCCGACATCTGGTCCTGCGGTGTCATCCTCTTCGTCCTCCTAGCGGGATTCCTCCCGTTCCAGGACGAGAGCTTGACGCGGATGTACGGCAAGGTGTTCAAGGCTGAGTACGAAGTACCTCCATGGTTCTCCGGCGAGGCCCGCCGCCTTGTCTCCCGCCTCCTCGTCGTCGACCCGGGGAAGCGCATCTCTATCCCGGCCATAGTGCAGCTACCTTGGTTCAAAAAGGGATCTTGCCGCCCACCGCCCATCCACATCGCTCCGCCGCCACGACACTCGGATGACGAGGACACAAAACCAGCGACGCCGAGGTTCTACAACGCGTTCGAGCTCATCTCCTCCATGGCCACGGGGTTCGACCTCTCGACCCTGTTCGAGAGCCGGCGCAAGGCGGGGACGGTGTTCACGTCACGGTCGCCGGCGGCGGCGATCGTGGAGGGGCTGGAGAAGGTGGGGCGGGCCCTCGGGTTCGAGGTGGAGCGAACCAAGTCGTACAAGGTGACGATGGAGGGGAAGACGGAGGGGAGGATGGGGCGGCTAGCGGTGACCGCGGAGGTGTTCGAGGTGGCCGCCGGGGTGGCGGTGGTGGAGTTCTCCAAGTCTTCCGGCGACACCTTGGAGTACACCAAGTTCTGCGAGGAGGACGTCCGCCCGGGGTTGAAGAACATAGTTTGGACATGGCAGGGCGACGACCCAACCTCCGCCGGCAGCGGGTGA